CACCACGGAAGTCGTGGTTTTGGTGCAAATCTCTACACACAAGGAATGAAACTTGCCGAGTTTTTCAGACGAGAAATTTCGCCAAAGACTTTAGAAAAAAATGCTTGGATACCATACGACACTGACGAAGGAAAAGAATATTGGGAAGCGTTACAAATTGTAAGAGAGTGGACAAAACTAAACCACACGACAATTCATAACGCAACAGTTGAAAAACTAAAATTTGACCCAGTTGACAGATTTTGGAATGAACACAATTTTGTATTCAAGGAGGGTGATTTGTTTTATCACGCAAAGGGTGCAACGCCATTGGACGACAAATTTGTGCCTGACAGCAAAGATGGATTAAGACTTATTCCATTAAATATGAGTGAGCCAGTTCTAATAGTAAAGGGCAACACGACAGACAACAATCTAGGTTTTGCACCACACGGAGCAGGCAGAAACATAAGCAGGGGAAGACATAAAAAGAACAACTCACATAGGACTTTTGAAGAAATATTTCACGAAGAGACTAAAGGGCTTGATGTAAGATTCTTTTCAGGAAATATTGACATATCAGAACTTCCAAGTGCTTACAAAAACGCACAGACAGTTAAGAACCAAATGAAAGAATTTGGACTTGGAGAAGTTGTGGACGAGATTATTCCTTATGGTTGCATTATGGCAGGAGATTGGGAAATTGACGCACCTTGGAAAATTAAGGCGAGAGAAAAATATAAAGCAAGACAAGAGAACAGCGAAAAGACGGACGAATGAAAAGAAAAACCGCATATAACATGCGTTTGGCGCAATGGGGGGTGACGTGCAAATTTGAAAGTTTGTGCTTCTATTTAGCGTTAGTGCATATTGATAGTTTAGTGCTTCTAAGTCCCCCACTGCGCCAAGCGCAAAAACGTTAGGTGCAATGCTATTTCGACCACGCAGTATCATTCTTCAACATACGAAGGACAGCAGGGAAAATGTGTTGCAAGTCATTGGCTGTCATTCCGCTTTTTTCAGCGACTACTGCCATTTGATGTGCTAACATTGCTTCGGCTTCTGTATCTTCTGTGAACAGCCAATTTTGAACCATTGGGTGAGCAGGGGATACTTCTTTAACTCCCTTTCTCCATTTGAAATTTAAAACATTTTCCATTTTTATTTGAGTTTGTGAGAAGCACTGCACCTAACAAGGTATTGCCAAAAGCAGGGTATTCTCGATTAATTAATCATTTGTAATTCTATTGGGCATTTGTGCAAGGTTGAAACTTTTGTCTTTCAAATCCCTGCCTTCGGCAATACCCGAACCGTTATGTGCAATGCTACCAAAACAGCGTCATAGAAAGAAAATTTTTATTATATTGCCAAAAAAATTAAAAAAATGAATGGAAAAATAAAATTGAAACTAAATCAGAAATCTTCAATAAGAAATAATATTTACGAAGTTTTTATTGACGGAAATTTTATTGGCATTATAGATTACAAAAATCCCAAGTTAGATTTCATAACCAATCTTGGAAATCATAAAATTCTTGTGAAAGGAAAAGACTTTCAAAAAGAACAAAATTTTAATTTAAGTTCACGAAAAATAGTTTTACCAATAGAAATTAATGAAAATTTCTTTTGGACAAAGCAATCCCCAGAATTGCCAAAAATAATGAATGGATTTGTTGTGGGATTTCTATTGGTTTATGCTGTAATAATTACATATCTTTTATATAATCAACAAATTAAATTTATGTATCCATTAATTATTCCATTTTTATTATTGCTATTCACAAACTCATCTTTAACAAACAATCAAAAATTTCAACTTAACTTTAAATAAATCAATAAAATGAAAATTACTAAAAGAGAAATTGTATTTTTTATAGCAGGAATTTTAACAATGTTAATAATTGAAAGTGTTTATGATTGGAATGGAACTAAAACTGCTTTTCAAAATGGCTGGAATGATGGTGGAAAAGTTTTAAAAAAATAAAAGCACTGCACATAACATAGTATTTGCAAAAGGCGGGGTTGAATATTTAATAGAACTATTTGTTGCATTTAATCGCAACTTGCTTTTCATATTGTATTTTTTTGTAATTTAACAATCTGAAAAAGCAATTTGCTTCGTTTGGTCTAAAATTGAACTTTCAGTTAAATTTAGCCCGCCCTTCGCAAATACTTTTTCCGTTATACGACACTATAACCAAACTACCGCTGAATGAAGGATTATTACTATATTTTAGGTATAAAACCTAATGCATCTAATGAAGAAATAAAAAAAGCATATCGTAAATTATCACTAAAATTCCATCCTGACAAAAATGATGGAGACTTATTTTTTCAAGAAAGATTTAAAGATATTCAGGAAGCATATGAAATATTAATTGATATTAACAAAAGAAAAGAATTTGATACTAAACTAAACTCTTTAAATCAACAAAATCAGGGAAGCAATTTTAATCCTGAAATAATTTTGTTCAATGTTGATAAAAAAAGTTGCGAATATAATGATGAAATAACTTTTACTTGGAAAACTGCTAATTCTAATCTTGTGAAAATTTCTCCTTTTGGTGCGGTTGAACCAATAGGACAAAAGCGATTTATTGTAAAAAATTTTAAAAATCCGTACTTAAATTTCGAAATTACAGCAATAAACACCAATATTAATCGTCAGATTTCTTCAAATGTAAAAGTTAGGAATAATACCTATTTTGAATTGTATGAGCATTTTAAATTAGTGATTAAGGAAGAAGAGAAAATTAAATATGAAAATTCAAGTAAATCTTCAAATTCGCAAAAGAAGCAGCAAAAAACAAACAGACCTCCATACGAATATGACATCACAAAAAATTACGTCCAATATCCAACTTCAAAAGGTCTAATTGAAATTGAACCTTGCGTTAGTTTTAAAGGAATGTATGTTTTTCTGGATAAAAAACTTGCACCTGATGGAAAATATAATCTCGGTTTCCTGATGAATGTTAAAGTAAAAGACGGAAAAGCAATATAGCGTCGTATAACATAGTATTTGCAAAAGGCGGGGTTAAGCGGAGAGTTGAACATTTAGTCATATTTATCCGCTTCTGCTTTTCCGTATTACTTTTTTTCTTAGTTTAGCAATACGGAAAAAGCATCGCTTCGGTTGATCGAAATTGAACTTTCCAGTCCAATTTAGCCCGCCCTTCGCAAATACTTTTTCCGTTGTAGGAAATTTTATACAAACTCTCGCCAATAACACAACTCAAATGAATGAAACTTTTACAATTTTCTTAATAATTTGTATTTTCTTTTTTATTATCTCCGAAATTTTTGGAAGAGCAAAACATATTGGAAGATGGTGGACATTTTTCTTATTAGTAGGCGGATTTTTACCAGGACTTTTAGCATTAATTTTTAGTCCATCAGCAAAAAAAGAACCAACAAAAGGTGGTAAAAGTTATAAAATATGGGGAATCATTTCTTTGATTTTTGGTTTTTTAAGTATTATTCCATTTGTCGCAACAGGCGGAAAACAAGGATATACTTTTATTGCATTAATAATATTGGGATTATATTTAATTCAACTTTCTAATGGAAAAGTAATTAATTTAAATCCTAAATTTTATTTTGAAAATCTAAAAATTGACATTCCGATTTCAGATAATACATCTAAAATTGTAGAAAAACAATCTATCTTGACTAACTATTTATATTTTATAATTGAAAACGACATTCAAGAGGGTCCATTTTCATTTGAAGAATTGATAGACAAGAGAATAAGCGAAGCAACTTTAGTTTGGAGAAAAGATTTAGACGGTTGGAAAAAAGCTTCAGAAGTAAGAGAAATTAAAAACATAATCTTATATACTCCACCTCCAATTCCGACAATATTCGAATCAACTCCTCCACCAATTCCAGTAGCTGAAAAACTTCCCAATAAATATTGGATTAACGGGAAAGGATATACTATTGAAGAAATTGAAAAAGAATTAATTAAAGGCAATTATATTATCTTTAAAGATTCCGTGATTTATGACAATAATGGAATTGAAATTTTTGTAAAAGGATCTTATATGTTTGAGCACTTATTGAAATACTTTCCTCCTGATAATTGATAAATATGGACAAAAAATATTGGATAAAAATTCAAAACTCTGAAAATGGACCATTTTCATTCAATGACTTACTAAACTATGATATAAACCCCGAAACTCCTTTTTGGTTTATGGGTCTTGAGGAGTGGATTTCTTTTAAACACAGTAATATTTTTTCAGATTATAATATAGAAAAAGAACGGATAAAGCTTTTAGAACTTGAAAAAATTGAAAAAAAGAGGAAAACAAAAAGAAGAATAAAAAGGATTTTATTCATATCTATACCTTTTATACTGATTTACTTATTTTTTTATTGTGAATATAGAAAAAATGATGTCGTTTCAAATTCTCTTATAGAAAATAATTTAAATGGCAGAGTGAAGATTATAACATCGAATGATTTTTCAAATGCTTCAGTTCAAAATGTTGAATTTTTTGACATTAAAGGAAATCGAAAGTTTTATTCAAATGTTAGTTTTTCCACATCTGTCAAGTTTGGAGAAAAAGGGATTTCTAATCTTACGATTCGCAATTTCCTAGTTGTTGAAACCACATCTGATTCACTAAACACTTCTTACATTAAACAGAAATTAGCCCAAATAAGCAATTTTGATTATTTGACTAGTAAAATAAATTTAAGAGATTCTAATGAAGAATTTAAGGACATTGAAAATATTGCCGAAACTCGAAATTTGGAAGTCTGGATAAAAGATAATAATGGAAACAGAATTGAAAAGAGAATTTACAACGAAAAGGGAGAACTCCAAAACTACCCAGAATCTTATTGTTTAAATATTAACCAAAATAAAATATTTACCGTTAATTGTGATAAAGAAAATAACAGTTTTATTGGAGACACACTTAGCATTGAAATCCTTAATGAAAAAAAAGAAAAGATCGAAGAAACCCTTTATTTTTCAAGTGATAAATCCAATAGAATTAAGAAATTATTCAAAAACAATATGTTAATAAAAGAAGAAACATATGATAAAGATGGAGAAAAATGGAGTTTTATCAATTATGAAACCGATAAGTTTAAAAACAAAATTTCTGAAGACAAGTTTACTGATATAACAAAAACAAAATATAAAGATTTATTTGATGACTATTTAGGCACAAATAAGGAATCACATAAGAAATATGAATACACTTATGACAATAGAAATAATTGGATTGAATATTCTGGATTCGAAAATGACAAAGAATTATTTCGCACAAATCGTAAAATAGAATATTATAGTTTTTGGGAATTTTTAAAAAATTATTTTAAATAATGAAAAAATATTGGATTATTATTGACAACGAACGTAAAGGACCTTTTGACTTTAGCGAATTGTCGTCATATGATGTAAAAGGGAATTCAAAGATTTGGTACAGTGGATTGGAAGATTGGATAGAGTTTGATTCTTTACCAGACTATATCGAATATCAAAAAATATTTACAAAAAAAGAATATATGAAACCTAAAAAAAAATGGAACAAAATTTTGTTTTCGTTTTTGATTACATCATCTATTTTTTTAATTGGATTTTTTGTTTATAATAAGATTAGCCTAAATAAAGAAATTGCAAAGGAAGAAGCTCAAAGACTGTTTTCTTTAATGTCTATAGAAAACCCTAACCAAATGGAATTAGAAAAACTATATCCAAATTATTCAAAAATGGGTCAAAGACTAATTTTGAAAGGCAAAATAGACATCACAGACATATCCAAAAACTCTTCTGGTAATTATGATGTATTTGCTACATACAATAACAACTATAAAATTTATTTAGAAATTGGAAGGGAAAATTTTTCTAATAAAATAATCAATACCAAAGGATTGTCATATTATTACTATAATCAAATTAGAAACTATGGTATAAAAAAGGGATGTCTTACGGGAAATGAAAATGATATAGAATTGGGACAGATTGTAAAAAAGAAAGATTTAGAATCTAATTTAAATATTAATTATGCTGCTAAAATTGCCGAGTATTATGACAATATAAAAAAAGATGAAAACATTTATGAATCTGGAGGTTACTTTCCTACATTAAATGGTAATGTAACAGTAACGAATAACAATAATATTTATCTTGATTACAGCAGTATAAAATGTAATTTACTGATTTTAGACAATAATGGAAATACAATTGACTCAAAACCATTATATTTATTCAATACTATTAAACCTCATACATCAGAATCAGCAAATGTATTTGCAACTATACCAAGTGGTGCGTCAAGTTATAAAGTCGAATTCGATGTAAACATTTCAGAAAATATTAGCAATCTACTTAAAGAAGAAGTAATACAAAACATTAGTGAAAATTGTGAATAAAAAAACTTCCTACAACATTGTATTGGCAAAATGCGGGGCTAAATCCAAGTTGAACTTTTTGTAATATTTTGTCGCCGCTGCTTTTACATTCCACATTTTTTTGTAATTTAGTTCCAAGAAAAAGCATCGGCTTCGTTTGGTTGAAACTGAACTTTCAGTTCATTTTCGCCCGCACTTCGCCAATACTTTTTCCGTTATGTGATATGGCATCAAAAATCACGCTTCGAAATAAATTCCACGATTTTGAGTGATTAAACAGAAACTGAATCCAGACCTAAATGTGCGTGAAAATATGGTCTGAATTCATCTTCTGTTTGACTGACTGAATAAATTGCGGACTTGACTTAAAAAACTGATTTCTGACACCACATCACTAACGGAATCTCTGAGTGAAAATAAAATTTAACGTCTTAAATTCTCTCTGCTGATTCAAATTCCGCTTGAAAAATAACTTTTTGAAACAAAAAAACGCTGACAAAAATTCGCACGCAAAACCTTTCCGAAAAAAATTTTGAATTTTAACGTTCTGAATATTTTTCGTGCCTGACTTTTACAAATTGGACGCTGAATTTTTAAAATTTTGCTGACTAAAAATACCGTTGAAACTGAATCTAACTGACCAATTACTGCGAAATTGCCACATCACACAACATCGGTTTTGCAAAAGCGGGGGATTTTCACAAAGTTGAGCCTTTTGTAATTTTTAGTCGCAAAAAACCATTTCGTTTTATTTTTTTGTAATTTTGAAAAAACGAAAATGGTTTTTGCTCGGGAAAGAATTTATAGAAAGTTTTGAACTTCTTAGCCCCGCCTTCGCAAAGCCGTTTTCCGTTATGTGCAATGCTACCAAAACAGCGTCATAGAAAGAAAATTTTTATTATATTGCCAAAAAAATTAAAAAAATGAATGGAAAAATAAAATTGAAACTAAATCAGAAATCTTCAATAAGAAATAATATTTACGAAGTTTTTATTGACGGAAATTTTATTGGCATTATAGATTACAAAAATCCCAAGTTAGATTTCATAACCAATCTTGGAAATCATAAAATTCTTGTGAAAGGAAAAGACTTTCAAAAAGAACAAAATTTTAATTTAAGTTCACGAAAAATAGTTTTACCAATAGAAATTAATGAAAATTTCTTTTGGACAAAGCAATCCCCAGAATTGCCAAAAATAATGAATGGATTTGTTGTGGGATTTCTATTGGTTTATGCTGTAATAATTACATATCTTTTATATAATCAACAAATTAAATTTATGTATCCATTAATTATTCCATTTTTATTATTGCTATTCACAAACTCATCTTTAACAAACAATCAAAAATTTCAACTTAACTTTAAATAAATCAATAAAATGAAAATTACTAAAAGAGAAATTGTATTTTTTATAGCAGGAATTTTAACAATGTTAATAATTGAAAGTGTTTATGATTGGAATGGAACTAAAACTGCTTTTCAAAATGGCTGGAATGATGGTGGAAAAGTTTTAAAAAAATAAAAGCACTGCACATAACATAGTATTTGCAAAAGGCGGGGTTGAATATTTAATAGAACTATTTGTTGCATTTAATCGCAACTTGCTTTTCATATTGTATTTTTTTGTAATTTAACAATCTGAAAAAGCAATTTGCTTCGTTTGGTCTAAAATTGAACTTTCAGTTAAATTTAGCCCGCCCTTCGCAAATACTTTTTCCGTTATGTGCAAGTCAATAGAAAATGCTGTCATATTTAGAAATAAGTGAAAAACGAATACGCATATACTTCAGAAAACAAAATAATACATATAAGCGAAATTCAACAAGGAAATAAGTCGCAATATACTTGCATTAATTGTGGAAGTATCCTAATACCCAAAAAAGGAAAAATAAGAAGTCATCATTTTTCGCATAAACACGAAACGAATTGCAGTTATGAAAGTTATTTACATAAACTTGGCAAATTAAAATTTTATGACCAGTACAAAAAATGTCTTTCCGAAAAAAAACCTTTTCGTGTTGAATACAAAATAGATAAAACTTGTAATGCGTGTCTTGAAAGTTTTAACATTTCTTGCAAATTAAATTCTGAAATAAAATCATATGATTTGACTAAGACTTTTGATGAAGTATTTATAGAAAAAGCATACAATGGATTTGTAGCAGATATTCTACTTAAATCAAATAAAACAAATGAGATATTATTTATAGAATTTGCTGTAACGCATAAGTGTGATGAAAAAAAAATACAAAGTGGTTATAGAATAATTGAAGTTAATTTAGTTAATGATTCTGACTTAAATTTCATAAATAAAAACCATATTAGTATAAGTGATTTACACCATAAATTCTATAACTTCAAGACAAATCACTTAACCGAAAAATTTATACACAGTGTAAATTGTAAAGAATTATTTGATATCTATTTAATTCACAAAAATAATAAGACTGTCAAAATAACTGAACAAATGCGAAACATTATTAATGAAATTAATAATAAAAATGTCATTTATTACAAAATCAATGAGATTGAAAATAGAAAATATGATTTTGAAAAATTTGTCATAAATTACTCATTTATGAATAGAGAATATAAAAATTGTTTTGCTTGTAGATTTTTTGATGAAAACACTTCTTATTACTCGTCAACTAAATATTTTTGTAAACGATTAAGAAAAGGAATTGACAATTCTAACTTTGGATCAAATTGTGAAAAATTTTGGAGGCTTGAAAATCGCATAGAATCATAGTTTGACCTGCACATAACATAGTATTTGCAAAAGGCGGGGTTGAAGTTATAATAGAACTACCAGTTGCATTTAGTCGCAACTTGCTTTTCATATTACTTTTTTGTAATTTGGTAATCTGAAAAAGCAATTTGCTTCGCTCGGTCGAAATTGAACTTTTCGTCCAATTTAGCCCGCCCTTCGCAAATACTTTTTCCGTTATGCACAATCTTAAAACCGCACTCCGAAAAAAAATATAAATTTGACAGAAAACTTTACTATTGAATTAAATGAACGTACTCAACCAATACATAACATTTCTAAAAGAATATAAAAAGCTACTCGAAAGAGGAGTAAAAGACGTTCTGAATTCAACTGTTTCTAGCAACTTTATTTGGATTGATGAAATAGAACACTTCATTGAATCAGGAATATGTGAATCAACCTTAATTGATATTTTTTCTTCAAAATTCAAAAGACAATCTCTAGTTTTCTCACTACAAAAACCGTATAAACCAAATATCCAAATACCTAATAGATTCTTAGAAATTATAGAATTTGACGAAGCTAAAAACAAGTTTGAAAGTATTAACGGAGACGAAGAAGAACTTGTCGGTTTTCAAAATTCGACAGAGGGAAAAATTGAAATAGAAAAATTAAAAAAGTTTAAGAAAAATAAAGAAACATACTCAAAACTTTACAGAGCTTACAATGATATTAAAAATGATTCAAATTTAGAAATTGTTTTAAGTCTTGGATTTATACAATATTCCAAATTTAATAACAATGGGAATTTATCAAAAACCAATCAACACTTATTTCATTTCCCTTTATCATTAGATATTGATTCAAATAATGTTGTGAAAATTTCATTTTCTGATTTAGAAAATCCTTATGCAGATTTTTTCTTTCTCAATAATACTCCAATTGAGAAAGAAGTATTATCAAATATCATTGATAGATTTGAAGAGAGAATTACTGAACTTGGTTATGAGTATATTTTTGAAAGCGAATTTAAAGATTTAATTGCAAAATCTATTCAAAAAATTTCGAGTAATTCAGAGTTTGAAAGCTCAATTTACAAACCAGAAAACGACCATTTCAGAGAGGATTATTTTAAAGTGCTTTTTTCTCCTGCAATAAATATTAAACAAAGAAAGCCACGTTTTTTTGAAAAATTAACGGATTCAATTATCAAACACAATGATGAAAATGAAATAGAAGCAAAACTATTTAATTTGTTAGTTAGAAACCCTGAATCATCAGGAAACAATTCTTATACAAAACCTAACTATTTTAAAGACGAACTATTTGAAACTCATAAATCCAAAGCTAAAAACTTAAATGGAGATGACGACTTTTCTGTGTTTTTTCCTCTACCATTCAACAAAGAACAAAAACAGATTTATGAAAATTATCTAAAAAATAGATTAACAGTTGTAACTGGACCACCCGGAACAGGAAAATCTCATACAATTGTAAACATACTTTGTTCTTTGTTAGCACAAGGAAAACGAGTGCTTGTTACCGCTCAAACAGACAAGGCTTTAGAATCTTTACTTGATAAGATTCCTGAAACTTTTGATGATTTGATATTCACAAAAATTCAATTAGAAACTAATCAGAATCGATTTTCTTTAGAAAAAAGTATTGGCAATATTTCGAAAATTCTGACTGACAACTTTTATCTAAATGTTGAAACCAAAATTGAAGAGTTAGACAATTTAAAAGCTGAATATGTAAAATTAAAATCTGAAATTATTCGAGCTCTTGAAAAAGAATATACTCAAATCAGGATTAATGATACTTTTGAGAATTTGAGAGCCTATCAAATTGTTGAAAAATTTGAATCAAAAGAATCAGAAGAATGGAATTGGATTCAAGATGAGTTATCCAATGAAGTTATATCCAATTTTGAAGTTATAAAAGATGAGATTTTAAAATACAAACAATTAGTTGGAATAGAAATCCGATATAATAATGTTATCAATATTGACATTTCAACAATATTGAAGAATTTAGAAGGTTTTGATTTTAAAAACTTCCTATCTATTCAAGAACAGTACATCAAGCAATTAAATTATTTGGGATTAAATGAGTATTCCAAAGATAAGGTGTTAAAAATTCAATTAGAAAATATTACAAAAATTGCAAATGAATTTTCCAACTCGGATATTGTTCTCAAAAACATTAAAGAATTAGAGAATCTACAGAAACAAATAAACAACAGATTTACTCAAGAAAATACTACGATAAACAAATCGTTCAGCAACCTTACTGAAAATGGAACAAAATATCTTTTAGATATTGAAACTTACCTATCGTTTGCTGAAAATGGTAAAGCTGGATTTTTTACAAAACTTACCAATTCAAATTTTAAACAAGTTTCATATTTAGAGCAATTTACAATCAATGGAAAAAAGTGTAATACTAAAAGCGAAATATTACAGTTAAAATCGGCAATTGAAAACCTCATTATCATCAGCAAAAATTTCAAGTTGTTAAAACAAAATGGATTTTCGTTTTCTTATGACGACAACTCCAATCTGTATGAAAAGAGCTTGGTTTTAAATGAAGTTTTAAAGAAGGTAGAAACAAACAAAGAAGTTGTTTCCAAAATTCAATTCAATGCTGACTTTATCAATTTTTCAGAATACACTCAAATTAATTTGTTTGACATAGATAATTTATCAAAAAAAGCAATTTCATTTAAAGACGACATTGAGAAATTAGGAAGAATAAATCATCAATTAATTGAGAAAATTGAAATATTAAAAAACATTGATTCAATAATTGAGCATTCTTCATTAAAAAATGAATTCTCAAAATTTTTACCTGTTGAAAAAATTGAAGATGTACAATATTTTGAACTTTTAAAAACTAAATTTTTAGAAATTGGCAAGCAACTTGATGTAGAGCAAACCTTTCTCAACCTAAAAAAATCTTTGAGAGAATTGCTTCCAAATACTTTTGATTCTCTTGAAAACATTCCTAACCATCATATTTCAAAAGAAAATTTTGAATACGCTTCTGCTAATAGATTTATTAAAGAAAACGAATTTATTGATTTACAAAAATGCAAAGAAGAGCTATCATTTATCAACAAAAAAATATTCCAAGTTAAATGTGATATTTTGTTTGACCTAGCAAAGTCAAACTTTAAAAACAAATTTAACAGTAATGAAATCGATGCTTTTATAAATTTACTGGAAGAATATAAATACAATTTATCTCAAAGTGTTAGAAAAATTCGGAATCAAACACAATATCAAATATTAACTCGAAAAAATAGCATTGATTTAAGTAAGCGTTTATCGTGCTGGGTTATGAAATTCAATGATGTTTTGAATTCAGTAGGAAGCGAACCTGAAATTTTTGATTGTGTTATTGTTGACGAAGCAAGTCAATTAGACTTTAACAGTCTTATTTTAAGCTATTATGCAGAGAATATGATAATTGTTGGCGATGACAAACAAACATCTCCAAGTAGTCTAACTGGAGCAGACGGAAACGATTTTGAATCAATTAAAAATAAACATCTTAAATTTTTAGGTGCAAACGCCCTTCACATCAAAAGTGATAATAGTTTATTTATGCTTTCAAAGATGGTTGCTGGGACTGCAAATCTAACTTTGAGGGAACATTTCAGATGTGTTCCTGAAATTATTGAATTCTCAAAATTTCATTTTTATGACAATTCGTTAAGACCTCTGAAACAAATCAACTCAAACAGGTTAAATCCAAAAGAAACTGTTTTTGTTAACGATGCATTCACAGAAGACAAAATTGTCTATAAAGAAATCGAAGAAATTAAAAAATTTCTTCAAAGAATACTAAAAGACGAACAATATTCAAATAAATCCATTGGCGTAGTAAGTTTAGGATTGACAAAACATACTGAAAAACTTAAAGACATAAAAGAGGATTTAGCCAATGAATTTGGAAAAGAGAAAATAGATAAGCATAAACTTATCATAGAAGATTCTCCAAAATTTCAAGGAGATGAAAGAGATGTTATGATTGTTTCCCTTGGAGTTGCATTAGATTTTCAGAAGTTGAAAGAGAATCAAAATGCCAAACCACGAGCAATTATTAGTGACCAAGATGAATTTAAAAAAATTAATGTAGCATTAAGTCGGGCGAAAGAACAAATGATTTTATT
This DNA window, taken from Chryseobacterium sp. 6424, encodes the following:
- a CDS encoding AAA domain-containing protein — encoded protein: MNVLNQYITFLKEYKKLLERGVKDVLNSTVSSNFIWIDEIEHFIESGICESTLIDIFSSKFKRQSLVFSLQKPYKPNIQIPNRFLEIIEFDEAKNKFESINGDEEELVGFQNSTEGKIEIEKLKKFKKNKETYSKLYRAYNDIKNDSNLEIVLSLGFIQYSKFNNNGNLSKTNQHLFHFPLSLDIDSNNVVKISFSDLENPYADFFFLNNTPIEKEVLSNIIDRFEERITELGYEYIFESEFKDLIAKSIQKISSNSEFESSIYKPENDHFREDYFKVLFSPAINIKQRKPRFFEKLTDSIIKHNDENEIEAKLFNLLVRNPESSGNNSYTKPNYFKDELFETHKSKAKNLNGDDDFSVFFPLPFNKEQKQIYENYLKNRLTVVTGPPGTGKSHTIVNILCSLLAQGKRVLVTAQTDKALESLLDKIPETFDDLIFTKIQLETNQNRFSLEKSIGNISKILTDNFYLNVETKIEELDNLKAEYVKLKSEIIRALEKEYTQIRINDTFENLRAYQIVEKFESKESEEWNWIQDELSNEVISNFEVIKDEILKYKQLVGIEIRYNNVINIDISTILKNLEGFDFKNFLSIQEQYIKQLNYLGLNEYSKDKVLKIQLENITKIANEFSNSDIVLKNIKELENLQKQINNRFTQENTTINKSFSNLTENGTKYLLDIETYLSFAENGKAGFFTKLTNSNFKQVSYLEQFTINGKKCNTKSEILQLKSAIENLIIISKNFKLLKQNGFSFSYDDNSNLYEKSLVLNEVLKKVETNKEVVSKIQFNADFINFSEYTQINLFDIDNLSKKAISFKDDIEKLGRINHQLIEKIEILKNIDSIIEHSSLKNEFSKFLPVEKIEDVQYFELLKTKFLEIGKQLDVEQTFLNLKKSLRELLPNTFDSLENIPNHHISKENFEYASANRFIKENEFIDLQKCKEELSFINKKIFQVKCDILFDLAKSNFKNKFNSNEIDAFINLLEEYKYNLSQSVRKIRNQTQYQILTRKNSIDLSKRLSCWVMKFNDVLNSVGSEPEIFDCVIVDEASQLDFNSLILSYYAENMIIVGDDKQTSPSSLTGADGNDFESIKNKHLKFLGANALHIKSDNSLFMLSKMVAGTANLTLREHFRCVPEIIEFSKFHFYDNSLRPLKQINSNRLNPKETVFVNDAFTEDKIVYKEIEEIKKFLQRILKDEQYSNKSIGVVSLGLTKHTEKLKDIKEDLANEFGKEKIDKHKLIIEDSPKFQGDERDVMIVSLGVALDFQKLKENQNAKPRAIISDQDEFKKINVALSRAKEQMILFHSVQHNDLQTNDFRNKILSFFKDEAKPISQLQIDNNNIERYRHNVPEPFDSWFECDIAKALIENGYSYIQPQYNVKEAELFYNHKLGKQVYINFKIDLVVHNNGKMIAIECDGDPFHSLPEDVAYDIERQEFLERVGWKVYRVLYSAFKRSPQEETQKIIDFIEKNTKKDHKITIEKPIELKEEFEDEIEFENEEEISEYVLPKHKSYIDILEENTETSDSINQLNGTTATNHKHKSFIDMIEEDLEESNQVNLFSYDSKILCYFNLFSDNTYKVQEHSEENCLFSLPIDEKFKDGFLLQCYDNGHINKVYVNSILEKRMNYHYSNGKNPNANILYLKLIEEDAIIALKIKRGLETVFKAHKTENISNRELLHLQGYKVVYQTTENIEYKILPKNIYEDIRRLVFTSFTAEGKSVHNSYYENEWKIIEQFIPKLTE